The Lycium barbarum isolate Lr01 chromosome 10, ASM1917538v2, whole genome shotgun sequence genome includes a region encoding these proteins:
- the LOC132612758 gene encoding uncharacterized protein LOC132612758: MYCPPRGRSPSTSATLSPSPSPSPNGTPPSVSNLRLRDSSSEPESLPSNQSQTHLCPPSPAPAPAPSPAPAPVPAPAPAPTPASAPTQAPIYHGLHPGDRDAMGQIFILPEGAGFYPDHDTTKVLLNVIQRLYGDHFYTS, from the exons ATGTATTGCCCACCACGTGGCAGATCTCCTAGCACATCGGCCACTttgtctccttctccttctccttctccaaatGGTACACCTCCAAGTGTATCTAATTTGCGCCTTAGAGATAGCAGCTCTGAGCCTGAGTCACTGCCATCCAACCAGTCTCAAACCCATCTTTGTCCTCCTTCACCTGCACCTGCTCCTGCTCCTTCACCTGCACCTGCACCTGTACCTGCACCTGCACCTGCTCCTACACCTGCATCGGCTCCTACACAGGCACCGATATATCATGGTTTACATCCGGGAGATAGAGATGCGATGGGTCAAATTTTCATCTTGCCTGAGGGAGCTGG gttctaTCCAGATCACGACACTACAAAAGTCTTGCTGAATGTTATTCAGAGGCTTTATGGCGATCATTTTTATACTTCATAG